In Gossypium hirsutum isolate 1008001.06 chromosome D06, Gossypium_hirsutum_v2.1, whole genome shotgun sequence, one genomic interval encodes:
- the LOC107900303 gene encoding early nodulin-93 produces the protein MLGFLSDFVLNQPEGVVAGAKAAIVASIATAIPTMASVRMLPWARANLNHTAQALIITTVAGAAYFIVADKTVLATARKNSFKHVPNMKP, from the exons ATGCTGGGTTTCCTCAGTGATTTTGTTTTGAACCAACCAGAGGGCGTAGTTGCTGGAGCTAAGGCAGCCATTGTTGCTAGCATTGCCACTGCCATTCCAACT ATGGCTAGTGTGAGAATGCTGCCATGGGCAAGAGCAAATCTTAATCACACTGCACAAGCTCTCATTATCACCACAG TGGCAGGAGCTGCTTATTTTATAGTTGCAGACAAAACTGTTTTAGCTACAGCACGCAAGAACTCATTCAAACATGTCCCTAACATGAAACCGTGA